In Fusarium pseudograminearum CS3096 chromosome 3, whole genome shotgun sequence, a genomic segment contains:
- the XlnR gene encoding XlnR — protein MLSNPLQRFSPYQNAASSNISPDGNVQQGTMQNGGLDSLQNHQYPIQPLSQAVPLSNGHFERAAAQVKNRQHPYGIHPRSSSTSGPIRRRISRACDQCNQLRTKCDGQHPCAHCIEFGLGCEYIRERKKRGKASRKELAQQAAAQAAAGGTGQNMDDSLSENGQTSSKGLDSSNMGLEQQSNERHPSTSSKSSRDPGEDVMRHTQGLEGLDHLGNISEQPHLGRSSLDGEHMENNGGLDLNGFNSMPHAYDSQSLDGPVLNGQSYAPNGRGNMPGYAEFPYTMQAQSPPNFNNNSAFRMGNSPLGYAMGKGTSPGWGISMTSPPGQYQTQAPPPNFNNSKLRYPVLEPIIPYLNNIIPIPLACDLVDLYFASSSSAQMHPMSPYVLGFVLRKRYFLDQTRPRPCQPALLASMLWVAAQTSDAPFLASTPSARAKTCQKLLELTVYLLRPLIHTAPSDAPSPVADGVALGGLGVAMPGSISMEATSGESGPFGAAGSLDDVITYIHLAVVVSASEYKGASMRWWTAAWGLARELKLGRELPPGPSPAAQEAMDTDGAEDAEGGISGNGYVGEEEREERRRIWWLLYIVDRHLALCYNRPLFLLDIECQGLLQPMDDAYWQSGEFLNNTNSTTDPNLLGTSPEGYRTDHPHPHGPQYECRGHSIFGYFLPLMTILGEIVDLHHAKNHPRFGTSFRQSHEWNAQTAEITRHLEIYEQSLQSFERKNLPRQVEDRADVANEGNGVPETNTPSVHSVHTNASNRLTESNIQTRIVIAYGTHVMHVLHILLSGKWDPINLLDDEDLWISSQGFITSTSHAVAAAEAINLILEFDPGLEFMPFFFGIYLLQGSFLLLLIADKLQSEASPSVAKACETIVRAHEACVVTLSTEYQRKFSKVMRSALAQVRGRVPEDLGEQQQRRRELLAVYRWTKDGTGLAL, from the exons ATGTTGTCCAATCCACTTCAACGTTTCTCTCCCTACCAGAACGCCGCCTCATCCAACATTTCACCTGATGGGAACGTCCAGCAAGGCACAATGCAGAACGGCGGCCTGGACTCGCTCCAGAATCATCAATATCCGATTCAACCACTTTCACAAGCTGTGCCCCTTTCAAACGGCCACTTTGAGAGGGCTGCCGCTCAAGTAAAGAATCGACAACATCCTTATGGAATTCACCCACGCAGCTCGAGCACTTCTGGACCCATTAGGAGACGAATTAGTCGAGCCTGCGATCAGTGTAACCAGCTTCGAACAAAATGTGATGGCCAGCACCCCTGCGCGCACTGTATTG AATTCGGCCTGGGGTGCGAGTACATTCGcgaaaggaaaaagaggggaaaggcGTCACGGAAAGAACTAGCCCAACAGGCTGCGGCTCAGGCTGCAGCAGGTGGCACAGGCCAGAACATGGACGATTCTCTATCAGAGAACGGCcagaccagcagcaaaggcCTCGACTCTTCGAATATGGGACTGGAGCAACAATCGAATGAACGACATCCGAGTACGAGCAGCAAATCGAGTCGAGATCCAGGCGAAGATGTAATGCGACATACCCAAGGCCTCGAGGGTCTCGATCATCTTGGCAACATAAGCGAACAACCCCATCTTGGCCGGTCTTCCTTGGATGGTGAACACATGGAAAACAACGGAGGTCTCGACCTGAACGGCTTCAATAGTATGCCACATGCGTACGACTCACAGAGCTTGGATGGTCCCGTCCTGAACGGTCAATCATACGCTCCCAACGGGCGAGGTAACATGCCTGGTTACGCCGAATTCCCATATACGATGCAGGCTCAAAGTCCgcccaacttcaacaacaactctgcTTTCCGTATGGGAAACAGCCCACTAGGATATGCTATGGGCAAGGGAACATCTCCTGGATGGGGTATCTCCATGACTTCACCACCAGGCCAATATCAAACACAGGCCCCTCcccccaacttcaacaactcaaaACTGCGATATCCCGTCCTTGAGCCCATAATCCCATACCTCAACAACATAATTCCTATTCCTCTAGCTTGCGACCTGGTCGATCTCTACTTtgcgtcttcctcctcggcgcAAATGCACCCAATGTCACCCTATGTCTTAGGCTTCGTCCTTCGAAAACGATACTTCCTCGACCAGACAAGGCCGAGACCATGCCAGCCAGCCCTCTTGGCAAGCATGCTGTGGGTTGCTGCACAGACAAGCGACGCTCCTTTCCTCGCCAGTACACCTTCAGCGCGTGCCAAGACGTGCCAGAAGCTACTAGAGCTCACAGTCTACCTCCTACGACCTCTCATCCACACAGCCCCAAGTGATGCGCCCAGCCCTgttgctgatggtgttgctcttggcggTCTCGGCGTGGCCATGCCTGGATCAATTAGCATGGAAGCCACGAGTGGCGAGTCGGGCCCTTTCGGTGCAGCCGGAAGCCTCGACGATGTGATTACATACATTCATTTGgcggttgttgtttctgctAGCGAATACAAGGGAGCTAGTATGCGCTGGTGGACTGCTGCTTGGGGTCTTGCTCGTGAGCTGAAGCTGGGCCGCGAGCTTCCTCCTGGACCTTCACCTGCGGCCCAAGAGGCCATGGACACTGACGGCGCTGAGGATGCTGAAGGCGGCATCAGTGGTAACGGATATGTAGGCGAGGAGGAGCGTGAGGAGCGACGCCGGATATGGTGGCTTCTATATATTGTCGACAGGCATCTGGCGCTCTGCTACAACCGCCCCCTATtcctccttgacatcgaATGTCAGGGTCTGTTACAGCCCATGGATGATGCATATTGGCAGAGCGGGGAGTTTCTTAACAACACAAACTCAACCACGGACCCCAATCTTCTAGGAACAAGTCCAGAGGGGTACAGGACTGATCACCCGCATCCCCATGGTCCTCAGTACGAGTGTCGTGGCCATAGTATTTTCGGCTATTTCCTGCCTCTGATGACCATCTTGGGCGAGATCGTTGACTTGCATCACGCAAAGAACCATCCTCGTTTCGGTACTTCGTTCCGTCAGAGTCATGAGTGGAATGCTCAGACCGCCGAGATTACTCGACATCTCGAGATATATGAACAGAGTTTGCAATCTTTCGAGCGTAAGAATTTGCCTCGACAGGTTGAGGATAGAGCCGACGTTGCAAATGAGGGTAACGGAGTTCCTGAGACCAATACACCATCAGTCCACTCTGTGCATACCAATGCGTCAAACCGACTTACAGAGAGCAATATTCAGACTCGCATTGTTATTGCTTATGGAACTCATGTAATGCACGTGTTACATATCCTTCTCTCTGGCAAGTGGGATCCTATTAACctgttggatgatgaagacttGTGGATTTCTTCCCAAGGGTTCATCACTTCAACGAGCCATGCTGTTGCGGCAGCCGAGGCCATTAACCTGATACTTGAATTCGATCCTGGTCTGGAATTCATGCCGTTCTTCTTCGGTATCTATCTCCTCCAGGGGTCGTTCCTACTGTTGCTCATCGCGGATAAGCTCCAGTCGGAGGCGTCGCCCAGCGTGGCAAAGGCATGCGAGACAATCGTGCGGGCTCACGAAGCATGCGTAGTGACTCTAAGTACAGAATATCAG CGAAAATTCAGCAAGGTCATGCGCAGTGCTCTTGCCCAAGTTCGAGGTCGTGTACCCGAAGATCTTGGCGAGCAACAGCAACGGCGAAGAGAACTTCTGGCGGTGTATCGGTGGACAAAGGACGGGACTGGTTTGGCACTGTGA